caataatttggtttttaatataGTGGTTTAAGGTGGATTATAACTATATAttctagattttaattttaagtcaatgataaataaatatcacagaATATTTAGCTAGCTATACGCACTCTCGCGAGTTTTCTAATGAAAATTCTGAAgacgaatttatttaaacttaacaaataacatttgaatattcaagCTACAGCTAACCGAAgcgatttttctcaatttaattaacagcatgtgaaaaattaggattaaaaaagctgaacattaattttttatgaatttaatacCTTTTTCTTCATCTTTGGCTAATAAGATTAGTCAACATAACCGCCCTTTGGCAAAGTTGTTCAAACCTTAATGAGCCTCCAAAACCACATTCTTGCGAAATTTTGAagggtaaataaataataagaaatttctCTGTTCACAGATCTCGAAAGTGACAGTCATCGCGTGCATCTTGGTTGTGCTGGCGTCCATGAGTGCGGCGCAGAAGCCCTTTTACGCCGGACAAGGGCCGTGGTACGGGCACATGGGGCCACAGACCGACACACCACCCGCCACCTCAACCTCGACCTCAAACAACatcgacaacaacaacaacggcggcggcggacttGGAAACCGCAACCAGTTCCTCACGCCCGTCGAGTCCGTCAGCTTCAGGTACTTCAACAATGTGCCCATCGAGGGACCCGGCCAGCCGTGCGTCGGATGCGTTTACAGGCTCACCAGGGAGGGGTTCGTCATGGTCCGGGCTTGAGAAGAAATTTCCTAAGATTATGACTGATGCTGATTAAAAtggatattatttaaattgaaataaatacatttttatatatataataattgcaCAAACGTTTATTGCATTCTCACAAATATGTtcctgcaaacaaaaatacacaagaaaaataaaatttgttaatgacTTGCAAAACTCAtcataaattgcaaaatctgcGGCAtactttgtagaaaaaattgtatgaaCTCGATAAATGCCAATGGCACtggaaaaaagaggaaatgcTTTTGACGCCCAACGGAAATCAATGCGGTTCGCACGTCATTTCACTTAAGTATTTTTTCCGCTTCTTAGATAGTTAGGTCTTGcgtaaatagtttttaaaaacaagttatATTTACACCAAAAATAAGGTCatctgcagaaaaataaatacatagtAATTATTGTGCTGTGTATAAATGACAGAAGAGCAAGGAAGAAGAAATGATTACAATGTATATTTATCATCACTTATGCAGCCGATTAGTACAAAATGTATTATTCCTAGATATAGAAAAGCATTACTTACGATATATCTTGCATCCAATAACAGCCACAATTTCAAAACGACATTTgcttcagcaaaaaattgaggATGGACGCATGGCTTTTTACGATTTAGCAAAAGTCGACTACAATGGATTAATTGCGTTACAAAAAAGCACATCAATTACatagatattattattaatattaattccaTTGGGCACCGGTCCCGGTTCACTTGTCCACCCTCAAATGATTTGACACTTGTTCTCATCACGAACTTGGTGcttaattctaaatatttattacgcGATCTACAACCTCTTAATACTCTCCAAAATGGTACGCAACTACCCCAAAATTATGCTCGAGCCAGAATAGCACAAAATTCATCACACAGCTCATTCTTTCCTACTAAAAAATTGGCGTTCTGTATCAAAAAGCACCTCTGCAAAACCGTTACAAAAATACGCACGCGAAACCGGAATGCAACTTTCGAGATTCCATGCCTGCTGGCGAAAATGATCACAAAACGATgcctttttttcattaatttgtgcTGTTCCCGATGTTTACAGTTAAATGTATGACACAGTTCTATATTTGGttcgattttgtttttttataaatggtCAAACACGCTTTGTGGCCGAAACGCACGGTGATGAGAACATCTGGCACTAAAAATTACGCGTGTGGGATGATGGGGACGAAAAGCCGGTTAAATCTACTAACTAGTcgtttcagttttaattttaaagtgggGTAACTGGTGAACGAGTGAAATGCTTTACTGCGGCTTCACGCTGTCCATGTTAGGAATATAGTCGGTGGCCATCAGACACGCGAAGACGGTCATCACCATCTTGGGCTTCACCTCGGTGATGTCTTCGGGAAGGGCGTACACCCTGGCACCCAGTTTTCGCGCCATCGAGATGGCGTATTTGGCGTTGGCGTGGTTATCCTGgaatcaaatcatttttattttaaacaaggGGTTGTTCTAAACGGTTTATGCcagtaaatttttaccaatttcttgcgtaagaaattaaattattccatttttcgcatgtgaaaatctaaaatagcgatcggagtggtcaaaattttctctactgtgcagatttttcttttaaattgccatttgctgcctaaatttctcaaaaaatctctccaacaatttttcaagtcaaggtcatgagctaataattagataattatcgaaaactgaggtgcaaacattgcctgcaagaaactggttaaaataaataaataaataaacgctttttaccactgcactgcattttttaaaaaatcaggttttttgcaaccctgattttaaatttgattgaaaatagaTCTTTTACAGCAAAAAAGGAACTTCTTGTAACTTAATTGCTGAGCTCtatcattgtaaaaaataaaacaataaattatttttgacgattttgAAATCTGGTGGTTTAAACtggcaaattttgtttgtttttgacatgaaatggaattatttaacCTAAACTATTTCCTCAATTCTCCAACAGACACACTTTTTTAACAGGATCTGCTCAAATCTGTCTGGAAATCGAAACAACTTTCCAAATAATCaaagattgatttttcaacaatattaaaaaatttgcaattttaatgctaAGAGCGACCAAAGCAAACTAGAATTACTTTCTTCCCAGAAGAAATGTTGTACAAAACTACTGCCTCatcaaataaagaattttggttcaaaaacattaatttatgacAACAGAAGGAAGCGTTGAATAATGTCAGACCTTCACACGCAAATTTAACAATGTCTAAAAGTTTCAGGCTTCAGAAGTAGAACTACTGTATGGTTTCTACTGTATGACTCAAGTCTTGGTCTATAATTTTGTGCTTATTTGGTGTCTTACAGTAAATCTGACGCATgggaaaattaatccaaacccttgcataatttttgtgcTACTTGCTTCTGATTGATTCAGGAATATTACGCACATTTCATGTATATTCTGACTGTTTGAGACTTCAACAACAAGCCAAAATTATCGTTAATTGCTCTGTTTATAGTTAGAGGCGGAAACAACTTGTAGCTTCATTTATAttccaataataataatatttttttctctccctttCAGCCTAGcaacgtaaaattaaaatcaataaggCTGAACAAATATGCCATTTCCCACAAAATATTCTGAAGCTATCACAGACTCTAAAATGGAAGCtgcttaataattttttttctcacctCTTGAGTACCACCTTCTTTAATTAGATCATAGTTGACAGTGCCCGGTTTCAGCGAGTCGATCAAGTCCAGGACAACCCTGGCGTTGGCAATGCTCGAATCCTGCAAAATACCACCAGTCAGATAAATTTCGCCATTAATCAATAATAGCTTTCTTCTACAAACCTGGAAGCTTTTTATCGAGCTGGTCTTGCCTGCGTTGTTGAGTTTGTTGTTCACCCATTTGACGATTTCCTTCTCAACCATTGGGTTTCCTGAGTCTGCCAGCTGAGTCAGGATGGACAGGGTGTACGCTCGCATCAACTGCCAGATGAGAGCTGAATTTAAATGGTTAGCGCCtgtctaataaaattatttttttaaaaacgtacCGAGGGTGAGTGTGGCGTTTCCGTCATTCAAGTCCTGGCCCGCGATTCCGACAAGCGAGAATCTCAGTTGTTTGCCCAGCTCCACTGCGTAGTTGCAGTTTTCCAACTTTTCCATGAACTTTCTCAGTTTTGAGAATTTCCTGTGAAGCGTCATAAATccaatgaatttattgaaataagtTAATTCCGTTCGAGTTCTTGTATCCAAGGttgatagaaaataattttattacctgTGCACTCTGCTCCAGTTGACAATGCCTGGCTTAATGATGTCATACAGTTGGAAAATGATGAGGCCGTCAGCCAAGTCTGAGTACAGCCAATTCACGTACGGGGCGACGCCCATTGAGTTCATCCAGTTTCGGTACGCTGCggcaaataattgaattacagcatgattttgtgaaatttgcgTGCTTTAAGGTCCAGcccagcatttaaaattaattccttttgcATCTAGATCTGGAACTGTTTtcactttgaaattaattcaaaataattaagtcaCAAAGaccttttaaaaatgccacttttctaatttaaaatttatttctacattttcaCACAAGCTGACACCATTGAATGGtttctaatattatttttaagttcaaaatgatattttacagttgaaatatgaaaaatgaagaaaacaaGCTTGGCAAAAGTGTTCGCCAATTTTACAATGCGCACGTTTCCGATTTacccattaaaattaaacagataATCTTACTCTTTTCCTCCCTCGTCTCCTCGATGGTCTCAAGTCCCTCGATATCTCCCTCAGGCTTGTCCAGGGCTGGATGGTTGTTGAACAGGTTGGCCACGAACGCCAGGTTGAGCTTGTAGACGCCGTTGACGACGTCCGAAGGCGTGACGAAGCTGCGGCAGCCGAGTTTGGCGGCTTGCTGCAGCATGACCTCGGCCCTGGAGGTCAGGTTGGGCTCCATCAGCGCCTCCATGGACACGCCGGCGTCTCCGGGCGCGATCGACTTGAGCAGGTATGTGTAAATTTCCGAGTCGGAGATGTCGCTCTGGAAGTTGTTGCAGCGGCGGTTCGTGCCGGAGCGCTCCAAGTGGTGGTTGACCCAGCGCAGCAGGATCTGCTCCGGGGACAGCTTCATCAGGTCCTCGATTTTTTCGCCGTCGGCCAGCAGACCGGTCAGCCCTGGGCAGTGCTCCAGGGTGATTTGGTTGAACAGGCCTATCTGTTGAGgtatttctcattaaaatatgtttgattttgaaattacagACAGGATAATTAAtcttgaattataaaaaaagaaacaaagagTATAGAGACGGTGACAAACTGATTTAAGGTCTTTcagggttttaaaaaaatggtaaaaaccagtttttacaatttttcccaGTTTCTTGCgtgaaaaattgtgatatcaataaaaataaggcaatataaaaaattaaaaatctgcacagtagaggaaattttaactaatcCAACagcaattttagatttttacaggggaaaaatggaaaaaaaattaattcctagCAATTCTTGTGCCAGATATTGgtaatagttaatttttaaaaccagtgggcaaaaaaccctgagaattttaagatgattttgacaattttttagcttaaaattgcatgttttgttctcatttgatggttaaaataatcgaccgtctaaatttcagtaaataaCTGTTTCAGTCgagtttctaattttaacttaCTCTGATGATTTGCCATAGAAGACCGAGCACAAGGTGAGGCTTTCCCTTGGACAGGTCGTGGGCGTCGATGTTGATTATATTGCAGCCAATGGCCTGCGCCGAGTTCAACGCGAGGGTCAAATTCTCGTGTTTCGTATACACAGTGAGGTTTTTCTTATTGATGGCGCGCTCGTCAATTGTGTCTGGACACGAGTGGTTGATGATTTTGCtagaagaaagaagaaaaaaattagaggtGAGCTTTAAcgcattttttgttcattaaaatatGCCAATATAGAAAGAGTCACTTGCAGggttttgcaatgcgcaaaaaaatctgctggaaaaacccaccagttttgttttttccgaatttaacctcgaaaaggtcacatttcgcgccaaaatggaaaatttagatGTGTTAAAATGTATAGTAATTTGGTAAAACCAGTGGGATTTTCactgatttgtaaaaatccctgTTTTTAGTTGTTGTCCATCAtgagtttttttatcttcaataaaaatgcacgcgTTTCGGAAAATAGCAGGGGAAAaaaacgttaatttttgtgtaatgcAATGggttttccagaaaaatgcgggttttacCGAACCACGGTCACTCGCCACAGATATCTCGATGAGATAAGTGTAGGACGGGACATTTTTCTCTACCTTTACCTCCGATGAGTCAGAGGGATGAGGTGTTTAGGGGGAAAGGGCTATTATTGGTTTATTATGGTGGGCCGATCCTGGCGGTACTGCAATACCAGGCCAACCCGTGTCAGGAGTGGAGCAAGCCCCTAGCATCCCGACGAATTccaaaaatcagtttaataTTCTGGACTAGCAATGCTAGTCGTATCAGATATTAAGCTGATAAGAACAGATACTACACTTTGATCTTAGCCAAAAGGCCGAGAAGCGATACCCGTTGAAGCGCTCGGAGAGAGACTGGCCGAACGGCGCGGCACACAATCCCGTCGCCGCTCGGCGCTTATTTTAACAACAGTTAAACCCCCGTTTAATCGATTTTCGACATTTTGGTATCAAATTGAAGGCAGTAATTTGGCGAAGATGATGGTTAACTTTTAAAGAGTGCAAGCGttttggttaaattaaaaaa
The nucleotide sequence above comes from Cloeon dipterum chromosome X, ieCloDipt1.1, whole genome shotgun sequence. Encoded proteins:
- the LOC135945484 gene encoding uncharacterized protein LOC135945484, producing MISKVTVIACILVVLASMSAAQKPFYAGQGPWYGHMGPQTDTPPATSTSTSNNIDNNNNGGGGLGNRNQFLTPVESVSFRYFNNVPIEGPGQPCVGCVYRLTREGFVMVRA
- the Fim gene encoding plastin-1 — protein: MATEKTSFTPEERLEMKEHFDQIDKNGDGAIDLSELKDALDNCGFKIPGWRVRQMIEEYDDKSQTQHRGRLSFDEFENLCWDLRSKDVATSFKQVVSKKENLETLGGMSTASSEGTTHSVRLEEQLAFSGWINSNLGHDPDLKHLLPIDSEGRLLFDKVKDGILLCKIINHSCPDTIDERAINKKNLTVYTKHENLTLALNSAQAIGCNIINIDAHDLSKGKPHLVLGLLWQIIRIGLFNQITLEHCPGLTGLLADGEKIEDLMKLSPEQILLRWVNHHLERSGTNRRCNNFQSDISDSEIYTYLLKSIAPGDAGVSMEALMEPNLTSRAEVMLQQAAKLGCRSFVTPSDVVNGVYKLNLAFVANLFNNHPALDKPEGDIEGLETIEETREEKTYRNWMNSMGVAPYVNWLYSDLADGLIIFQLYDIIKPGIVNWSRVHRKFSKLRKFMEKLENCNYAVELGKQLRFSLVGIAGQDLNDGNATLTLALIWQLMRAYTLSILTQLADSGNPMVEKEIVKWVNNKLNNAGKTSSIKSFQDSSIANARVVLDLIDSLKPGTVNYDLIKEGGTQEDNHANAKYAISMARKLGARVYALPEDITEVKPKMVMTVFACLMATDYIPNMDSVKPQ